The Prochlorococcus marinus str. MIT 9301 genome window below encodes:
- the leuS gene encoding leucine--tRNA ligase — MISPDQQYETDTNLYNPSEIEKKWQSIWTENNLYKTDELTDNSDKFYALSMFPYPSGNLHMGHVRNYVITDLIARFQRFKGKSVLHPMGWDAFGLPAENAAIERGISPSVWTKKNISHMKSQLKLLGLSVDWDREFATCDENYYVWTQYLFLELYKAGLVYQKESEVNWDPIDNTVLANEQVDSEGKSWRSGAIVEKKLLKQWFLRITNYADELLKDLEKLDNWPERVKIMQDNWIGKSIGTNINFNINTHPEKKLTVFTTRPDTLFGVTYLAISVNHSLIKNISDQETIQHIENLKKYLKKNKNNELEKIGIKTSLIAINPVNSEPIPIWVASYVLDEYGTGAVMGVPAHDLRDFEFAKKNNIDIKQVIIKDKSEQNKELDEAYVENGYLINSNQYDGVANTIAKLKISEEGVNNRWAENKTQYRLRDWLISRQRYWGCPIPIVNCKKCGSVPLNQSELPVALPKDIDISANKINALGDNKNWVNTTCPKCGIAAKKETDTMDTFMCSSWYFLRYPSSKCPNKPFEKIEINKWLPVDQYVGGVEHAILHLLYARFFTKALRDNQLFEIDEPFKKLLTQGMVQAAAYKNNKTGKYVSPSDINDLSNPTDPIDNTKLEILFEKMSKSKYNGIDPESVIKKYGADTARMFILFKAPPEKDLEWGDTDVEGQFRFLSRIWKLYINCAKNVNIKSNSYPDKEKSLIKSMNIAIKEISNDILNNQFNTAISELMKFYNSLSNSINDVNNNLKIDALKTFCILLAPFAPHIAEEIWHLIGFKKSVHLEHWPSFNAEALKEDSYELVIQVNGKVREKVNINHDMNEDQIKELTLKRPNILKWTKDKEIRKIIIVKGKIMNIVV, encoded by the coding sequence GTGATTTCTCCCGATCAACAATATGAGACTGATACCAATTTATATAATCCATCTGAAATAGAAAAAAAATGGCAGTCAATATGGACAGAAAACAATTTATACAAAACCGATGAATTAACTGACAATAGCGATAAATTTTATGCCTTATCAATGTTTCCCTACCCTTCAGGTAATCTTCATATGGGACATGTTAGGAATTATGTTATTACAGACTTAATAGCTAGGTTCCAAAGATTTAAGGGCAAATCTGTTTTACATCCAATGGGTTGGGACGCTTTTGGTTTACCTGCTGAGAATGCAGCGATTGAAAGAGGAATTAGTCCAAGTGTCTGGACTAAAAAAAATATTTCTCATATGAAGTCACAATTAAAGCTTTTGGGACTATCAGTTGATTGGGATAGAGAATTTGCAACCTGTGATGAAAATTACTATGTTTGGACACAATATCTATTTTTAGAGTTATACAAGGCAGGTCTTGTATATCAAAAGGAATCAGAAGTTAATTGGGATCCAATAGATAATACAGTCTTAGCGAATGAACAAGTTGATTCAGAGGGTAAATCTTGGAGATCTGGGGCAATAGTTGAAAAAAAATTATTAAAGCAATGGTTTTTAAGGATTACTAATTATGCGGATGAGCTATTGAAGGATTTAGAAAAATTAGATAACTGGCCAGAAAGAGTGAAAATAATGCAAGATAATTGGATTGGAAAGTCAATTGGTACAAATATTAATTTCAATATCAATACCCACCCAGAAAAGAAATTAACTGTATTTACAACAAGGCCAGATACTTTATTTGGAGTTACTTATTTAGCAATTTCTGTTAATCATTCATTAATTAAAAATATTTCTGATCAAGAAACCATACAACATATAGAAAATCTTAAAAAATATCTGAAAAAAAATAAAAATAATGAACTTGAAAAAATTGGAATAAAAACTAGCTTAATAGCAATAAATCCAGTTAATTCTGAACCTATTCCTATTTGGGTGGCAAGTTATGTTCTCGATGAATACGGTACAGGTGCTGTTATGGGCGTGCCTGCTCATGATCTAAGAGATTTTGAATTTGCCAAGAAAAATAATATTGATATTAAACAGGTAATAATAAAAGATAAAAGTGAACAGAATAAAGAGCTTGATGAAGCTTATGTGGAAAATGGATATCTTATTAATTCAAATCAATACGATGGAGTAGCAAATACTATTGCTAAATTAAAAATTTCAGAGGAGGGCGTAAATAATAGATGGGCTGAAAATAAGACACAATATCGTTTAAGAGATTGGTTAATATCTAGACAAAGATATTGGGGATGTCCGATTCCTATCGTTAATTGCAAAAAATGTGGATCTGTTCCTTTAAATCAATCTGAATTACCTGTTGCATTACCAAAAGATATAGATATCTCTGCAAACAAAATTAATGCTTTAGGTGATAATAAGAATTGGGTAAATACAACATGTCCAAAATGTGGAATAGCAGCAAAAAAAGAAACTGATACTATGGACACTTTTATGTGTTCATCATGGTATTTTTTAAGATATCCATCTTCAAAATGTCCAAATAAGCCATTTGAAAAGATTGAAATTAATAAGTGGTTACCTGTAGATCAATATGTTGGAGGAGTAGAGCATGCAATATTGCATTTGTTATATGCAAGATTTTTCACTAAAGCTTTGCGGGATAATCAACTATTTGAAATTGATGAACCTTTTAAAAAACTATTAACTCAAGGTATGGTTCAAGCTGCAGCCTATAAAAACAATAAAACGGGTAAATATGTTTCTCCTTCCGATATTAATGACTTATCAAATCCTACAGATCCAATTGACAATACCAAACTCGAAATTCTTTTCGAGAAGATGTCTAAGTCAAAATATAATGGAATAGACCCTGAATCAGTAATTAAAAAATATGGAGCAGATACCGCAAGAATGTTTATATTATTTAAAGCACCGCCAGAAAAAGATTTGGAATGGGGAGATACAGATGTTGAAGGACAATTTAGATTTTTAAGCAGGATTTGGAAGCTTTATATAAATTGTGCAAAAAATGTAAATATTAAATCTAATTCCTATCCAGATAAAGAAAAAAGTTTAATAAAGTCAATGAATATCGCTATAAAAGAAATCTCAAATGACATATTAAATAACCAATTTAATACTGCTATTTCAGAACTAATGAAGTTTTATAATTCATTATCAAATTCCATTAATGACGTAAACAATAATTTAAAAATTGATGCTTTAAAAACATTTTGTATTTTGTTGGCTCCATTTGCACCTCATATTGCAGAAGAAATATGGCATCTTATAGGATTTAAAAAATCTGTGCATTTAGAACACTGGCCTTCATTCAATGCCGAGGCACTAAAGGAAGATTCATATGAACTAGTAATACAAGTGAATGGAAAAGTTAGAGAGAAAGTAAACATTAATCATGATATGAATGAAGATCAAATTAAAGAATTGACTCTCAAAAGACCTAACATACTTAAATGGACTAAAGATAAGGAAATAAGAAAAATAATTATTGTTAAAGGAAAAATTATGAATATTGTTGTTTAA
- a CDS encoding D-alanyl-D-alanine carboxypeptidase — MKKNIYSFFFIVLVLVTSPFLIRYLIANQKITILNSIYFNFPGIITKNKICPTYDALLNQTLDNSFSVSIINNKGEIISSYNEDVPRLPASNQKLFSSAYVLSKYKLNNNLKTSLFKNKNDYYLHGQGDPDLNYENIIELISNVKENKIINFNIIEIDSKLYWPNGWTNTDKLYEYGSPITSLAIESNHNKYNDIYALKNFIKNYLKNKFPNSKIYINFFDSEKTFYLKNFKEINKVYSTPILSLLTLTNSESHNFTAESLFKNASNTWNDNNYIKLKRWLENKGLPATNAYFADASGLSRKNRITTKLVVLFLDKMRYSNDFNAYQSTLSITGVRGTLAKRFVNSELSGKFFGKTGTLSNVFALSGFLYKNDKPIIISIIQNSNKIDKEKAFNLLRDLYYLRSC, encoded by the coding sequence GTGAAAAAAAATATATATTCATTTTTCTTTATTGTTCTTGTATTAGTAACATCTCCTTTCTTAATAAGATATTTAATAGCAAATCAGAAAATAACTATTTTAAATAGTATTTATTTTAATTTCCCGGGAATAATTACTAAAAACAAAATATGTCCTACTTATGATGCTTTATTGAATCAAACGCTTGATAATTCTTTTAGTGTATCAATTATTAATAATAAAGGGGAAATAATAAGTTCCTACAATGAGGATGTTCCAAGGTTGCCAGCATCTAACCAAAAATTATTCTCATCAGCTTATGTTTTAAGTAAATATAAACTAAATAATAATTTAAAAACTTCCTTATTTAAAAATAAAAACGATTATTATTTACACGGTCAAGGTGATCCAGATCTTAATTATGAAAATATAATCGAACTAATTTCAAATGTTAAAGAAAATAAAATTATTAACTTTAATATTATAGAAATTGATTCGAAATTATATTGGCCTAATGGTTGGACAAATACTGATAAACTTTACGAATATGGATCTCCAATTACATCTCTTGCAATAGAAAGTAATCACAATAAATATAATGATATTTATGCATTAAAAAATTTTATTAAAAATTATTTAAAAAATAAATTTCCAAATTCAAAAATATATATAAATTTTTTTGATTCAGAAAAAACTTTTTATTTAAAAAATTTTAAAGAGATAAATAAAGTATATTCAACTCCAATTCTTTCATTATTAACTCTAACAAATTCTGAAAGCCATAATTTTACGGCTGAATCTCTTTTTAAAAATGCCTCAAATACATGGAACGATAATAACTATATAAAATTGAAAAGATGGCTTGAAAATAAAGGCCTCCCAGCAACTAATGCATACTTTGCAGATGCTAGTGGATTGTCTCGAAAAAATAGAATTACAACAAAGTTAGTTGTATTGTTTTTAGATAAAATGAGATATTCTAATGATTTTAATGCTTATCAATCTACACTTTCAATTACGGGAGTGAGAGGAACGTTAGCTAAAAGATTTGTAAATAGTGAATTGTCTGGAAAGTTTTTTGGCAAAACTGGGACTCTTTCGAATGTCTTTGCATTATCTGGCTTTTTATATAAAAATGATAAGCCAATAATTATAAGCATTATCCAAAATTCTAATAAAATTGATAAAGAAAAAGCTTTTAATTTATTACGTGATCTTTATTACTTGAGATCCTGTTAA
- a CDS encoding cysteine desulfurase family protein — translation MENNFIYLDNASTTPLSENVLNIINSTYRDYWHNPSSTYELGIKCSTYLEKIRSKIACIFEADPEDIIFTSGSSESTYIVFDNIYEKFKNGRVVISNVEHQATTICANKLRKQNWDIYEWTVNNDGILNISNIEKFLNNNTKLVSIIWGQSEIGTIQPVQFIGSKCEELNIMFHLDGTQILSNGIFSWKDLKCDFLSLSAHKFGGPKGIGILLTKEKSRQILKNNDISLTQEFSIRQGTQALPLIAGMYESLKNIEGKIKLYDYITEFPSNNINKLKNYFFQKIKDNNHIKITGSINHRLPSHISFLLLNKIFEPIRAYKIVNFMSENKIAISSGSACSSSSGKPSSTLKNIGLKDDELYSNIRVTLGSINNKSEIDKFLELIQICIDKF, via the coding sequence ATGGAAAATAATTTTATCTATTTAGATAATGCATCCACAACTCCATTATCTGAGAATGTTTTAAATATAATAAATTCAACTTATAGGGATTATTGGCATAACCCTTCATCTACATATGAGTTAGGGATAAAATGCTCTACATATCTTGAAAAAATTAGATCTAAAATTGCTTGTATATTTGAAGCAGATCCAGAGGATATAATTTTTACATCTGGTTCTTCGGAATCGACATATATTGTATTTGATAATATTTATGAGAAATTTAAAAATGGTAGAGTTGTAATTTCAAATGTTGAACATCAAGCAACAACTATTTGTGCTAATAAACTAAGAAAACAAAATTGGGATATTTACGAATGGACGGTAAATAATGATGGAATTTTAAATATTTCTAATATCGAAAAATTTTTAAACAATAATACTAAGCTTGTATCAATTATTTGGGGACAAAGTGAAATTGGGACAATACAACCTGTCCAATTTATTGGTTCCAAATGTGAAGAATTAAATATAATGTTTCATTTAGATGGAACTCAAATATTAAGTAATGGAATATTCAGTTGGAAAGATCTTAAATGTGATTTTTTAAGTCTATCCGCTCATAAATTTGGAGGTCCAAAAGGGATCGGTATTCTTTTAACAAAAGAAAAGTCTAGACAAATTTTAAAAAATAATGACATATCACTTACTCAGGAATTTTCAATTAGACAAGGTACACAAGCTTTGCCATTAATCGCTGGAATGTATGAATCACTAAAGAATATTGAAGGAAAAATAAAACTATATGATTACATAACTGAATTTCCTTCTAATAATATTAATAAACTTAAAAATTATTTTTTTCAAAAAATTAAAGATAATAATCATATAAAGATTACCGGTAGTATTAACCATAGACTGCCCAGTCATATTTCTTTTCTACTATTAAATAAAATATTTGAGCCTATTAGGGCCTATAAGATTGTTAATTTTATGTCAGAAAATAAAATAGCCATAAGTAGTGGAAGTGCTTGTTCAAGCTCATCTGGGAAACCTAGCTCAACACTTAAAAATATTGGTTTAAAAGATGATGAACTATATTCAAATATTCGTGTTACTTTAGGTTCAATAAACAATAAGTCAGAAATAGATAAATTTTTAGAACTTATTCAAATATGTATTGACAAATTTTAA
- the dapF gene encoding diaminopimelate epimerase: MKNITFEKYQGNGNDFVVIDSRGNDLYKNYKTNKIFDIKQICNRQFGIGADGVIFIEEPKEDNYAKMIIFNSDGSEAQMCGNGIRCLVEYLHLNDSMNNKNIEYKIETKAGLKIAKYINDEITVKMGVPILECQNIPTTIEKKINSIPSHEFIEKDFNNMGYAVGMGNPHLIFFVKDIESIILSRLGPILEKNELFPEKTNVHFCQILNRDNIKVKVWERGAGPTLACGTGACAIHVAAYKLGLCNSQTIVTLPGGNLKIDWSKDDCEVMMTGNAKKVFSGSMLVN; the protein is encoded by the coding sequence ATGAAAAATATAACTTTTGAAAAATATCAAGGTAACGGAAATGATTTCGTAGTAATTGATTCTAGAGGAAATGATTTATATAAAAATTACAAGACAAATAAAATATTTGATATAAAACAAATTTGCAACAGGCAATTTGGTATTGGAGCAGATGGTGTGATTTTTATAGAAGAACCTAAAGAAGATAATTATGCAAAAATGATAATCTTTAATTCTGATGGTTCTGAAGCACAAATGTGTGGAAACGGAATTAGGTGTTTAGTTGAGTATCTCCACCTAAATGATTCAATGAATAATAAAAATATAGAATATAAAATTGAGACTAAAGCAGGTTTAAAAATCGCAAAATATATAAATGATGAAATTACAGTAAAAATGGGAGTTCCAATTTTAGAATGTCAAAATATTCCAACAACAATTGAAAAAAAAATAAATTCAATTCCTTCACACGAATTTATTGAGAAAGATTTTAATAATATGGGTTATGCCGTAGGAATGGGCAATCCTCATTTAATATTCTTTGTAAAAGACATAGAGTCAATTATTCTTTCCAGACTTGGTCCTATACTAGAAAAAAATGAATTATTTCCTGAAAAAACTAATGTGCATTTTTGTCAAATTTTAAATAGAGATAATATCAAAGTAAAAGTATGGGAAAGGGGTGCAGGACCAACCTTAGCTTGTGGAACAGGTGCCTGTGCTATTCATGTAGCAGCTTATAAATTAGGCCTTTGTAATTCACAAACCATAGTAACTTTACCAGGAGGTAATCTTAAAATTGATTGGTCAAAAGACGATTGTGAAGTCATGATGACCGGTAATGCTAAAAAGGTTTTCTCAGGATCAATGCTAGTAAATTAA
- the purN gene encoding phosphoribosylglycinamide formyltransferase — protein sequence MDRSFNYIISPEISEFRRFSPKLKIGVLASGKGTNFQELINLSEKGELDIDIRVLITNKDDAGCIKRAESKKIPHKIIRGKDFLQKEAFELEIVNTLIHYDVELVVMAGWMKIVTPFFINKFKNKIINIHPSLLPSYKGGSAIKDSILNGSKITGCSVHFVEEEVDSGSLIMQAALSIRNDDDIESLSKRIQMLEHKILPHSISLAGFLIRSNFMENY from the coding sequence TTGGATAGATCATTTAATTACATAATTTCCCCTGAGATATCTGAATTTAGAAGATTTTCCCCAAAATTAAAAATCGGTGTACTTGCTTCTGGGAAAGGAACAAACTTTCAGGAATTAATTAATCTCTCAGAAAAAGGAGAATTAGATATAGATATAAGAGTTCTAATAACTAACAAAGATGATGCAGGTTGTATAAAGAGAGCTGAAAGTAAAAAAATACCTCACAAAATTATAAGAGGCAAAGACTTTCTGCAAAAAGAGGCATTTGAATTAGAAATTGTGAATACTTTAATTCATTACGATGTCGAACTTGTAGTTATGGCAGGCTGGATGAAAATTGTTACTCCATTTTTTATTAATAAATTTAAGAATAAGATAATAAATATTCACCCTTCATTACTCCCATCATATAAAGGTGGTTCTGCGATAAAGGACTCTATATTGAATGGTTCAAAAATAACTGGTTGTTCCGTACATTTTGTTGAAGAGGAGGTAGATAGTGGATCACTGATTATGCAAGCTGCATTGTCTATTAGAAATGATGATGATATTGAATCACTTTCCAAAAGAATACAAATGCTTGAACATAAAATTTTACCTCACTCAATCTCTCTTGCTGGTTTTTTGATAAGAAGTAACTTTATGGAAAATTATTAG
- a CDS encoding DUF1995 family protein, whose protein sequence is METNYRLPKDLNESLKNMEDAIIPSLLDSNKRFTIEFNFEGLKFNRIGITIYKILSKNNNVFITFADQGAVALAQRDYPDIKDKIFTFKSFNESNNINNIDSAMISILPQPYDFDSFEPMSDNYQGTHYSLNPKFEDANIGIGSVIRERRKNFVKTWNNIYFLQPLNKAALMHIYPNNWLLFKEENNRYFFKKEFEIKPDNESIFVNL, encoded by the coding sequence ATGGAAACCAATTACAGACTACCTAAAGATTTAAATGAATCTCTTAAGAATATGGAGGATGCAATTATTCCAAGTTTATTAGATTCAAATAAAAGATTTACTATTGAATTTAATTTTGAAGGATTGAAGTTTAACAGAATTGGAATAACTATCTACAAGATATTGTCTAAAAATAATAATGTATTCATAACATTTGCTGATCAAGGTGCTGTGGCTTTGGCTCAAAGAGACTATCCAGATATCAAAGATAAAATCTTTACTTTTAAATCATTTAATGAATCAAATAATATAAATAATATTGATAGTGCAATGATATCCATACTACCTCAGCCATATGATTTCGATTCATTTGAACCAATGTCTGATAATTATCAAGGTACGCATTATTCATTAAATCCAAAATTTGAAGATGCCAATATTGGTATAGGAAGTGTTATTAGAGAGCGACGTAAAAACTTTGTCAAAACATGGAATAATATTTATTTTCTGCAGCCTTTAAATAAAGCTGCTCTCATGCATATTTATCCAAATAACTGGTTGCTTTTCAAAGAAGAAAATAATAGATATTTTTTTAAAAAAGAATTTGAAATTAAACCCGACAATGAATCTATTTTTGTAAATTTATAG
- a CDS encoding glucose-6-phosphate isomerase yields the protein MNGDLNSWDKFCNYLWFDKKLNIWLDISKINFTSKEINNLEDKFVDVFSSMKELENGAISNIDENRQVGHYWLRNPSISPSSKIAEEIRADINAISEFGKQILNGDIKNKNNKQYTDVLWIGIGGSGLGPLLITESLQKCSRGLNFSYIDNVDPFLISEKLEELSEKLSTTLFVVVSKSGGTPEPRIAMEIIKSHCEKNSLEWNSNAIAITMKDSKLFKKATSEYWLKIFNLQDWVGGRTSITSSVGLLPLALINENISEFIKGASLMDEATRISDFKNNPAALLSSAWYLTGDGTGKRDMVVLPYRDRLQVFSKYLQQLVMESLGKKFNRNGEVVNQGISVFGNKGSTDQHAYVQQLRDGIDNFFCIFIELLDTPSTNIFDDKENPKEYLSGFLQGTRSALSSENRQSITITLEKLNCFSLGALIALFERAVSFYAELVNINAYDQPGVEAGKKAAANIIEYQQKVSNLLDAGGEYSINDITSLFDNSVSESIFFILREMCFGNDNYLVKGDWSNPNSLVIQKLNS from the coding sequence ATGAATGGAGATTTAAACTCTTGGGATAAATTTTGTAATTATCTTTGGTTTGATAAAAAATTAAATATTTGGTTAGACATAAGCAAAATTAATTTCACAAGTAAAGAGATAAATAATTTAGAAGATAAATTTGTAGATGTTTTTTCATCAATGAAAGAATTAGAAAATGGTGCAATTTCAAATATTGATGAAAATAGACAAGTTGGACATTATTGGCTTAGAAATCCATCAATTTCACCCTCTTCAAAAATAGCAGAGGAAATTAGAGCAGATATTAATGCAATCTCTGAATTTGGAAAACAAATTTTAAATGGAGATATTAAGAATAAGAATAATAAGCAGTATACTGATGTTCTATGGATAGGAATTGGTGGAAGTGGGTTAGGACCTTTACTTATTACAGAATCACTGCAGAAGTGTTCTAGAGGCTTAAATTTTTCTTATATCGATAATGTTGATCCTTTTTTAATTAGCGAAAAGTTAGAAGAGTTATCTGAAAAATTATCAACAACATTATTTGTAGTAGTAAGCAAATCAGGTGGTACGCCTGAACCTAGAATTGCTATGGAAATTATTAAAAGTCACTGCGAAAAAAATTCTCTTGAATGGAATTCTAATGCTATAGCAATAACTATGAAAGATAGTAAGTTATTTAAAAAAGCCACTTCTGAATATTGGTTAAAAATATTTAATTTGCAAGATTGGGTTGGAGGAAGAACTAGTATTACAAGCTCTGTGGGATTACTTCCATTAGCTCTTATTAATGAAAATATATCTGAATTTATTAAAGGTGCATCATTAATGGATGAAGCCACACGTATAAGTGATTTTAAAAATAATCCAGCAGCACTATTGTCATCAGCATGGTATTTAACTGGTGATGGCACTGGAAAGAGAGATATGGTCGTATTACCTTATAGAGATAGGTTACAGGTATTTAGTAAATATCTTCAGCAATTAGTAATGGAATCATTAGGAAAGAAATTTAATAGGAATGGTGAAGTAGTTAATCAAGGTATTTCCGTTTTTGGTAATAAAGGATCTACAGATCAACATGCTTATGTTCAGCAACTCAGAGATGGTATTGATAATTTCTTTTGTATTTTTATTGAATTATTAGATACTCCATCTACTAATATTTTTGATGATAAAGAGAATCCTAAAGAATATCTTTCTGGTTTTTTGCAAGGAACCAGATCAGCACTCTCTAGTGAAAACAGACAAAGTATCACCATAACATTAGAAAAGTTAAATTGTTTTTCACTAGGTGCCTTAATCGCTTTATTTGAGAGGGCTGTATCCTTCTACGCTGAATTGGTAAATATAAATGCATATGATCAACCTGGAGTTGAAGCTGGGAAGAAAGCAGCCGCAAATATTATTGAGTATCAACAAAAAGTAAGTAATTTATTAGATGCAGGTGGAGAATATTCTATAAATGACATAACATCATTATTTGATAATTCAGTGAGTGAATCTATATTTTTCATACTCCGTGAAATGTGTTTCGGTAATGATAATTATTTGGTTAAGGGCGATTGGTCAAATCCAAATTCATTAGTTATTCAGAAACTAAATTCTTAA
- the coaD gene encoding pantetheine-phosphate adenylyltransferase, protein MKILYPGTFDPLTNGHLDLIERAEKIFGKLVVAVLENTSKTPTFNLERRIIQIKNSLSHLPNIEVISYSGLTVDCANDLKANLILRGLRAMSDFEYELQIAHTNKSLNNDIETIFLSTNTNYSFLSSSLVKEVAKFGGEINHMVPPSVEKDLKDYFK, encoded by the coding sequence ATGAAAATTCTTTATCCAGGTACATTTGATCCTTTAACAAATGGGCATCTTGATTTAATAGAAAGGGCTGAAAAAATATTTGGCAAACTAGTAGTTGCTGTTTTAGAAAATACCTCTAAAACACCAACATTTAATCTTGAAAGAAGAATAATACAAATAAAAAATTCTCTTTCTCATTTACCTAATATTGAAGTTATTTCTTATTCTGGTCTAACTGTTGATTGTGCAAATGATCTAAAAGCTAATCTTATTCTTAGAGGCTTAAGAGCAATGAGTGATTTTGAGTATGAACTACAGATTGCTCATACAAATAAATCACTTAATAATGATATTGAAACTATATTTTTATCGACAAATACAAATTATAGTTTTCTTAGTAGTTCTTTAGTAAAAGAAGTTGCAAAATTTGGTGGTGAAATTAATCACATGGTACCCCCCTCTGTTGAGAAGGATTTAAAAGATTATTTTAAATAA
- a CDS encoding flavin reductase family protein produces the protein MTLNLEAKKILLRKIPHGLFICGVRDEDKNEVNGFTASWVTQGSFTPPLVVMAVRAEGSSHEIIKSTNKFSLNVLKSDQKDLAAVFFKPQKALGGRFESVEFNLGELGLPILVDSVGGVECNVVGSVMHGDHTVFVGEVQSAYLNNDVDSLNLSSTGWNYGG, from the coding sequence ATGACATTAAATCTAGAAGCAAAAAAAATCTTATTAAGAAAAATACCTCACGGATTATTTATTTGTGGTGTTAGAGACGAGGATAAAAATGAAGTGAATGGATTTACTGCAAGTTGGGTGACTCAAGGTTCTTTCACCCCACCATTAGTTGTAATGGCTGTTAGAGCAGAGGGTTCTAGTCATGAAATAATAAAGTCAACCAATAAGTTCTCATTAAATGTGCTCAAAAGTGATCAAAAGGATCTAGCGGCTGTTTTCTTTAAACCTCAAAAAGCATTAGGAGGTAGATTTGAATCTGTTGAATTTAATTTAGGTGAGCTTGGATTGCCTATTTTAGTTGATAGTGTTGGAGGTGTTGAATGTAATGTTGTTGGAAGTGTTATGCATGGAGACCATACCGTTTTTGTAGGAGAGGTGCAATCTGCTTATCTGAATAATGATGTTGACTCACTAAATTTATCTTCAACTGGCTGGAACTATGGAGGTTAA